One genomic window of Bacteroidota bacterium includes the following:
- a CDS encoding FlgO family outer membrane protein, with the protein MKNLFKIGTLLIMLLLLTTGCSQNRAYKTWTTDPYIQDTYNESINEIADQLLSNSRINNGDKIAISSFVDLHKLNKTTHFGRNLSESMFDELHVRGFNVVDIRGTKTLRVNANGEFFITRDIGLLNKKRVENTYVLVGTYSKFGKGILLNIRIIDNVTGDIISTARSIIDVDTCDVYENCEKDNKILKKEKLVIPKRTISISDAGCSYVGCPSNCYNGKCGYDRTIDKIKQIVKPKKILGCQ; encoded by the coding sequence ATGAAAAATTTATTTAAAATTGGAACATTATTAATAATGTTATTGTTATTAACTACAGGATGTAGTCAGAATAGGGCGTACAAAACATGGACTACTGACCCTTATATTCAAGATACATATAATGAAAGTATCAATGAAATTGCTGATCAATTATTAAGTAATAGCAGAATTAATAATGGAGATAAAATTGCAATTTCATCATTTGTAGATTTACATAAGTTAAATAAAACAACACATTTTGGTAGAAATTTGTCTGAAAGTATGTTTGATGAACTTCATGTAAGAGGATTTAATGTAGTTGATATTAGAGGGACTAAAACTCTTAGAGTTAATGCAAATGGTGAATTTTTTATTACTAGAGACATAGGGTTACTAAATAAGAAAAGAGTAGAGAATACATATGTTTTAGTTGGTACATATTCTAAATTTGGTAAAGGTATATTATTAAATATTAGGATAATTGATAACGTTACAGGCGATATTATATCAACAGCAAGGTCAATTATAGATGTAGATACTTGCGATGTATATGAAAATTGTGAGAAAGATAATAAAATTTTAAAAAAAGAGAAACTTGTTATACCTAAAAGAACCATAAGTATTTCTGATGCAGGCTGTTCCTATGTAGGTTGTCCAAGTAATTGCTACAATGGAAAGTGTGGATACGATAGAACAATAGATAAAATAAAACAAATAGTTAAACCTAAAAAAATACTTGGATGTCAGTAA
- a CDS encoding FlgO family outer membrane protein: MRKYILFSITFLLVLIPNSITAQNLQTQEKNTYIVNGHNNIDNAITELANKLLQHNRLNGTNEEITITSFVDLHQFNKTTHFGRTISEAFFNELFTRGFNVTDFRGQETISINANGEYYLTRNIKLLNKDITSSYVLIGTYTYFEGKMVLNARILDNMSGKVVASARTNYLTNDCKLTNSCRKIRIISHNISKKKSHKSDFAIVDFNTPKQHFIKNKNPYKEKGKRKEYSRNINNVVQSNYNTVQPKSNHPLVNLIK, from the coding sequence ATGAGAAAGTACATTTTATTTTCAATAACTTTTTTGCTAGTATTGATACCAAATTCTATTACAGCACAAAACTTACAAACTCAAGAAAAAAATACGTATATAGTTAATGGGCACAATAATATTGATAATGCCATTACTGAATTAGCAAATAAATTGCTTCAACATAATAGACTAAATGGAACTAATGAGGAAATCACAATCACTTCTTTTGTAGATTTACATCAATTTAACAAAACAACTCATTTTGGAAGAACTATATCGGAAGCCTTTTTTAATGAATTATTTACAAGAGGCTTTAATGTAACTGACTTTAGAGGTCAAGAAACCATCTCAATAAATGCGAATGGTGAGTATTACCTTACTCGTAATATTAAACTATTAAATAAAGATATTACTAGTAGTTATGTACTTATTGGAACATATACATACTTTGAAGGTAAAATGGTATTAAATGCAAGAATATTAGATAACATGTCTGGAAAAGTTGTTGCCTCTGCACGAACAAATTATCTTACAAACGATTGTAAATTAACAAATAGTTGTAGAAAAATTAGAATAATATCTCATAATATCTCAAAAAAGAAATCACATAAATCGGATTTTGCAATTGTAGATTTTAACACTCCTAAACAGCACTTTATTAAAAATAAAAATCCTTATAAAGAAAAAGGTAAAAGAAAAGAATATAGTAGAAATATAAATAATGTAGTACAAAGTAATTATAATACTGTACAGCCAAAATCTAACCACCCGTTAGTAAATTTAATTAAATAA